In Euphorbia lathyris chromosome 10, ddEupLath1.1, whole genome shotgun sequence, a single genomic region encodes these proteins:
- the LOC136209613 gene encoding B3 domain-containing protein At4g01580-like isoform X1 — protein sequence MASRSMKNNKMPHFFKVILDHTIRDKKLAIPRKFVKTYGDNLSSFVTLKVPTGVKWKVELVKTSAEEIWLQRGWPEFVEYYSIAYGSFLVFEYENNNGDFNVIIFDKTCTEINYPSIPVREQVPNVVQVSKSFQAEVSSYNLIAAMAVPRYYIENNVKRRSEIKAINLRLKVNNKSKWWLVKLVLHEGRGLISAGWLKFARDNVLKVGDVCIFEPPVNDTDPIPLVNVFIRRG from the exons ATGGCTTCCAGGTCCATGAAGAACAACAAAATGCCTCATTTTTTCAAAGTAATTCTTGATCATACCATACGTGATAAGAAACTG GCCATTCCAAGAAAATTTGTAAAAACTTATGGAGATAATCTGTCAAGTTTTGTCACGTTGAAGGTCCCAACCGGTGTAAAATGGAAAGTAGAACTTGTCAAAACTAGCGCCGAAGAGATTTGGTTGCAACGCGGATGGCCAGAATTTGTTGAATATTACTCGATTGCTTATGGATCTTTTCTAGTATTTGAATATGAAAACAACAATGGTGATTTCAATGTTATCATATTTGATAAAACTTGCACGGAGATAAACTATCCCTCCATCCCGGTCCGGGAACAAGTACCAAATGTTGTTCAAGTTTCGAAATCATTCCAAGCAGAAGTTTCATCTTACAATCTGATCGCCGCAATG GCTGTGCCGAGatattatattgaaaataacgTTAAGCGAAGAAGTGAAATAAAAGCAATAAACTTGAGATTGAAGGTTAACAATAAATCCAAATGGTGGTTAGTGAAGCTGGTTCTTCATGAGGGCAGAGGTCTAATATCCGCAGGTTGGCTTAAATTTGCACGGGATAATGTTTTGAAAGTCGGAGATGTTTGCATTTTTGAGCCGCCGGTTAATGATACTGATCCAATTCCGCTCGTTAATGTCTTTATTAGGAGGGGTTAA
- the LOC136209613 gene encoding B3 domain-containing protein REM9-like isoform X2: MASRSMKNNKMPHFFKVILDHTIRDKKLVPTGVKWKVELVKTSAEEIWLQRGWPEFVEYYSIAYGSFLVFEYENNNGDFNVIIFDKTCTEINYPSIPVREQVPNVVQVSKSFQAEVSSYNLIAAMAVPRYYIENNVKRRSEIKAINLRLKVNNKSKWWLVKLVLHEGRGLISAGWLKFARDNVLKVGDVCIFEPPVNDTDPIPLVNVFIRRG; the protein is encoded by the exons ATGGCTTCCAGGTCCATGAAGAACAACAAAATGCCTCATTTTTTCAAAGTAATTCTTGATCATACCATACGTGATAAGAAACTG GTCCCAACCGGTGTAAAATGGAAAGTAGAACTTGTCAAAACTAGCGCCGAAGAGATTTGGTTGCAACGCGGATGGCCAGAATTTGTTGAATATTACTCGATTGCTTATGGATCTTTTCTAGTATTTGAATATGAAAACAACAATGGTGATTTCAATGTTATCATATTTGATAAAACTTGCACGGAGATAAACTATCCCTCCATCCCGGTCCGGGAACAAGTACCAAATGTTGTTCAAGTTTCGAAATCATTCCAAGCAGAAGTTTCATCTTACAATCTGATCGCCGCAATG GCTGTGCCGAGatattatattgaaaataacgTTAAGCGAAGAAGTGAAATAAAAGCAATAAACTTGAGATTGAAGGTTAACAATAAATCCAAATGGTGGTTAGTGAAGCTGGTTCTTCATGAGGGCAGAGGTCTAATATCCGCAGGTTGGCTTAAATTTGCACGGGATAATGTTTTGAAAGTCGGAGATGTTTGCATTTTTGAGCCGCCGGTTAATGATACTGATCCAATTCCGCTCGTTAATGTCTTTATTAGGAGGGGTTAA